A single region of the Caldalkalibacillus thermarum genome encodes:
- a CDS encoding zinc ribbon domain-containing protein produces MKSNKRSYCGRVKVSLSLSERLFRCECGFVADRDTNAAINIKKEGLKQLGTA; encoded by the coding sequence ATAAAATCAAACAAACGTTCGTATTGTGGTCGAGTGAAGGTGTCTCTATCGCTTTCCGAACGTCTATTTCGTTGTGAATGCGGTTTTGTGGCAGACAGAGACACCAACGCCGCCATAAATATCAAAAAGGAAGGTCTGAAACAGTTAGGGACTGCCTGA
- a CDS encoding MgtC/SapB family protein, whose amino-acid sequence MEIFHKWWMWIQDAHYLEITLRLLLATLLGGLVGLEREQSNRPAGFRTHILVCVGSALIMLISIYGFEEYIKERSQYGYVVADPARLAAQVVSGIGFLGAGTILVHGFAIRGLTTAASLWVVAGIGLALGAGFYFGAILSTGLVLLSLVVLNRFESAVLHKSYFHRLVLKVEDQPGKLGEICTKLGEQNVNIRKLSIEEASQTDPDTVRLVLSIRIPNTVSMAILVDQLRSLEGVREVSIDK is encoded by the coding sequence ATGGAAATTTTTCATAAGTGGTGGATGTGGATTCAGGATGCCCATTATTTAGAAATTACCTTGCGTTTATTGCTGGCCACCTTACTTGGTGGTTTGGTGGGTTTGGAGAGGGAGCAAAGCAACCGCCCGGCTGGTTTTCGCACTCATATTTTGGTTTGTGTGGGCTCTGCCTTGATTATGCTCATCTCCATTTATGGTTTTGAGGAATATATTAAAGAGCGGAGCCAGTACGGCTATGTGGTGGCGGATCCCGCCCGGCTGGCTGCCCAGGTGGTGAGCGGCATCGGTTTTTTGGGAGCCGGAACAATCTTGGTACACGGCTTTGCCATCCGGGGGTTAACCACAGCGGCCTCCCTGTGGGTTGTCGCCGGCATTGGGCTGGCCTTAGGAGCCGGCTTCTACTTTGGCGCTATTTTGTCCACAGGGCTGGTTCTGTTGAGCCTGGTTGTGCTCAACCGTTTTGAATCGGCTGTGCTGCACAAAAGTTATTTTCACCGTCTGGTGCTTAAAGTGGAGGATCAGCCAGGCAAGTTAGGAGAAATTTGCACTAAGCTTGGGGAGCAAAATGTGAATATCCGCAAGTTGTCCATTGAGGAGGCCAGCCAGACAGACCCTGATACGGTCCGCCTGGTACTGAGCATTCGGATCCCCAATACTGTTTCCATGGCCATTTTGGTTGACCAGCTGCGCAGTTTGGAGGGTGTCAGAGAAGTGAGCATAGATAAATAG